In Archangium violaceum, the following are encoded in one genomic region:
- a CDS encoding AHH domain-containing protein, which translates to MSTQSWRHVVVALWLVLPISCATSPEQAPSGGRPLAEPKVVRTRELPGGALRLSFEPVAPDPALERLRVQEARTVLAAFDESFRVAEKRPRSGPRLLLVSAGSGGEPAGEWEARLREEYLSRFGPSLLPMPRSLEQSRLFLALKLSPRYMGAGVREAAQELFSSPVFLSSVALSVAVYFAAWLAPEPVFTKAFVAALTLRLSLAVGVLELTQLARACVRLYQEAEAARTVEELEAVAERFGKAMGGTALRVLILVASMGVAKGLPQVPKGGLWSLLGSPRFAFAGGGMMGGATTVQMVADGTLIVTGVAAGTAAATLGSACSDGSVKKEGHQWHHLATNKSDTSTLNGGPWTPLFVKIFAKAGMSLDAAENLVYLAGHKGPHPEEYHEEIYRRLVEALENCRTISQCGDALKAELRTLADDVCTPGSLLHRLLTKT; encoded by the coding sequence ATGAGCACCCAGTCCTGGCGGCACGTGGTCGTGGCTCTGTGGCTCGTCCTGCCCATCTCCTGCGCCACGTCTCCGGAGCAGGCTCCTTCGGGCGGGCGGCCTCTGGCGGAGCCGAAGGTGGTGAGGACGAGGGAGCTTCCCGGTGGTGCACTGCGGCTCTCCTTCGAGCCGGTGGCGCCGGACCCGGCCCTGGAGCGGCTGCGGGTGCAGGAGGCGCGGACGGTCCTCGCGGCCTTCGATGAGTCCTTCCGAGTGGCGGAGAAGCGGCCTCGGTCTGGGCCCCGGCTGCTCCTGGTGTCAGCCGGCTCGGGAGGAGAACCGGCCGGGGAGTGGGAGGCACGGCTGAGGGAGGAGTACTTGTCCCGGTTCGGACCGTCGCTGCTGCCCATGCCCCGGTCTCTGGAGCAGAGCCGGCTGTTCCTGGCCTTGAAGCTGTCCCCCCGCTACATGGGCGCGGGCGTGCGAGAGGCGGCCCAGGAACTGTTCTCTTCGCCCGTCTTCCTCTCCAGCGTGGCCCTGTCGGTGGCGGTGTACTTCGCGGCGTGGCTGGCGCCCGAGCCCGTCTTCACCAAGGCGTTCGTGGCGGCGTTGACGCTGAGGCTGTCGCTGGCGGTGGGCGTGCTTGAGCTCACCCAGCTGGCCCGGGCGTGCGTGAGGCTGTACCAGGAGGCCGAGGCGGCGAGGACGGTGGAGGAGTTGGAGGCCGTGGCGGAACGCTTCGGCAAGGCGATGGGAGGCACGGCGCTGCGAGTATTGATTCTGGTGGCCAGCATGGGCGTGGCCAAGGGGTTGCCGCAGGTGCCCAAGGGGGGATTGTGGAGTCTGCTGGGCTCTCCCCGGTTCGCCTTCGCCGGAGGGGGGATGATGGGAGGCGCGACGACGGTACAGATGGTGGCGGACGGTACCCTCATCGTGACGGGTGTGGCGGCGGGCACGGCGGCTGCGACTCTGGGAAGCGCTTGTAGCGATGGCTCCGTCAAAAAGGAGGGTCATCAGTGGCATCACCTCGCCACGAACAAAAGTGATACTTCGACGCTGAACGGAGGCCCCTGGACGCCGCTGTTCGTCAAGATCTTCGCGAAGGCGGGGATGTCCCTGGATGCAGCGGAGAACCTCGTCTATCTCGCGGGTCACAAAGGTCCTCACCCCGAGGAGTACCATGAAGAGATTTATCGGAGGCTCGTGGAGGCACTCGAGAACTGCCGAACCATTTCACAGTGCGGAGACGCGCTGAAAGCGGAACTCAGGACGCTGGCGGACGACGTATGCACTCCCGGGTCTTTGCTCCACCGATTGCTGACGAAGACCTAG
- the upp gene encoding uracil phosphoribosyltransferase, which translates to MRRKDTSTASFRALLQEISLLLAYEAMRDLKLRDETIETPMMETVAPVLEGKKLVLIAILRAGQGILDGMLQLVPSARVGHIGLYRDPKTLAAVEYYYKVPNQLADRDVIVCDPMLATGNSAVAALNRIKRSKPGSLRFVCLLACPEGLANLREHHPDVHVFTAAVDEKLDEHGYILPGLGDAGDRLFGTR; encoded by the coding sequence ATGCGGCGCAAGGACACGAGCACGGCCTCGTTCCGTGCACTGTTGCAGGAGATCTCCCTGCTGCTCGCCTACGAGGCGATGAGGGACCTGAAGCTGCGCGATGAGACCATCGAGACGCCGATGATGGAGACGGTGGCGCCGGTGCTGGAGGGCAAGAAGCTGGTGCTGATCGCCATCCTCCGCGCGGGGCAGGGCATCCTGGACGGGATGCTGCAGCTGGTGCCGAGCGCCCGGGTGGGACACATCGGCCTGTACCGGGACCCGAAGACGCTGGCGGCGGTGGAGTACTACTACAAGGTACCGAACCAGCTGGCGGACCGAGACGTCATCGTGTGCGATCCGATGCTGGCGACGGGGAACTCGGCGGTGGCGGCGCTCAACCGCATCAAGCGGAGCAAGCCGGGGAGCCTGCGTTTCGTCTGCCTGCTGGCGTGCCCCGAGGGCTTGGCGAACCTGCGCGAGCACCACCCGGACGTGCACGTCTTCACCGCCGCGGTGGACGAGAAGCTCGACGAGCACGGCTACATCCTCCCGGGTCTGGGCGACGCGGGCGACCGGCTCTTCGGGACGCGGTAG
- a CDS encoding URC4/urg3 family protein, which yields MPEASSTVTYLLSPRAIRERCRALLELGLAGKLKHFRVDMERVPAVADYVLEVTRAAYPTLEIPVHSRWGHFDVGGVRRNAELDARLASLPPAERARAKLDLVITSVLLDAGSGPTWKYVEPGGGTYARSEGLAVASFRMFLAGAFSSDARQPLRADAEGLQRLSLESLAKGFQVTEANPLAGLEGRLALLRGLGRVLSRPGALYDLLAAKGAKVPAAEVLGRVLESLGPIWPGRITLEGVNLGDVWPHSALGAEGSPESLVPFHKLSQWLTYSLLEPLEEGGIQVTDLDALTGLPEYRNGGLLVDLGALVPRDARLLTDAYAPGSEPIVEWRALTVALLDEVAKRVRERLGMTAEQLPLAKVLQGGTWSAGRRIAAEKRPGGTPPIRIESDGTVF from the coding sequence ATGCCTGAGGCCTCTTCCACCGTCACGTACCTGCTCAGCCCTCGCGCCATCCGTGAGCGCTGCCGGGCCCTGCTGGAGTTGGGGCTCGCCGGGAAGCTGAAGCACTTCCGCGTGGACATGGAGCGCGTGCCCGCCGTGGCGGACTACGTGCTGGAGGTGACGCGCGCGGCGTACCCCACGCTGGAGATTCCCGTGCACAGCCGCTGGGGACACTTCGACGTGGGCGGCGTGCGGCGCAACGCGGAGCTGGATGCGCGTCTGGCCTCGCTGCCGCCCGCCGAGCGGGCCCGGGCGAAGCTGGACCTGGTCATCACCAGCGTGCTGCTGGACGCGGGCAGCGGTCCCACGTGGAAGTACGTGGAGCCCGGCGGTGGCACCTACGCGCGCTCCGAGGGCCTGGCCGTGGCCAGCTTCCGCATGTTCCTGGCGGGGGCGTTCTCCTCGGATGCGCGCCAGCCGCTGCGCGCGGACGCGGAGGGCTTGCAGCGGTTGAGCCTGGAGTCGCTGGCGAAAGGCTTCCAGGTGACGGAGGCCAATCCGCTGGCGGGCCTGGAGGGACGGCTCGCGCTGCTGCGGGGGCTGGGACGGGTGCTGTCGAGACCCGGAGCGCTCTATGACCTGCTCGCGGCGAAGGGCGCGAAGGTGCCCGCGGCGGAGGTGCTGGGGCGGGTGTTGGAGTCGCTGGGGCCCATCTGGCCGGGGCGCATCACGCTGGAGGGCGTGAACCTGGGGGACGTGTGGCCGCACTCGGCGCTGGGAGCCGAGGGCAGTCCGGAGTCGCTGGTGCCCTTCCACAAGCTGTCGCAGTGGCTGACGTACTCTCTGCTGGAGCCGCTGGAGGAAGGCGGCATCCAGGTGACGGACCTGGACGCACTGACGGGGCTGCCGGAGTACCGCAACGGAGGGTTGCTGGTGGACCTGGGCGCGCTGGTGCCGAGGGACGCGCGGCTGCTCACGGACGCGTACGCGCCGGGGTCGGAGCCCATCGTGGAGTGGCGAGCACTGACGGTGGCGCTGCTGGACGAGGTGGCGAAGCGGGTGCGAGAGCGGCTGGGGATGACGGCGGAGCAGCTGCCGCTGGCGAAGGTGCTGCAGGGGGGGACGTGGAGCGCGGGGAGACGCATCGCCGCGGAGAAGCGTCCTGGGGGCACGCCGCCCATCCGTATCGAGAGTGACGGGACGGTGTTCTGA
- a CDS encoding GTP cyclohydrolase II, which yields MADKKPVNHIRLTSHPDSDGQVTPIRWGESEPLRRGPVIATLTEPAHRNVIGTHSGSYAIYRAVAVAAGQLTADHRADLTNTAPAVQIGPHKAWANPERIVSMDPWGAVAPQAFRAYLDQGMDIRPTIAITRAHINMPELRDAITAGRLKPDGRILCANGDVSVVKAAVEPVWYLPGIAKRFGLSEAALRRGLFEQTGGMFPELITRSDLEVFLPPIGGLTLYFFGDMDTISNPDVPLAVRVHDECNGSDVFGSDICTCRPYLTHGIEVCIQTAQEGGAGVIVYSRKEGRALGEVTKFLVYNARKRQEGGDSAATYFHRTECVAGVQDMRFQELMPDALHWLGITRIHRFVSMSDMKHDAIVRSGIEILERVPIPEELVPADAKVEMEAKKAAGYFTTGKVASKEELVEVKGRALDA from the coding sequence ATGGCCGACAAGAAGCCCGTCAATCACATCCGTCTCACCTCTCACCCGGACAGCGATGGCCAGGTCACTCCCATCCGCTGGGGTGAATCCGAGCCCCTGCGCCGGGGGCCCGTCATCGCCACGCTGACGGAGCCCGCGCACCGCAACGTCATTGGGACCCACTCGGGCTCGTATGCCATCTACCGGGCCGTCGCCGTGGCGGCCGGGCAGCTGACGGCGGACCACCGGGCGGACCTCACCAACACCGCGCCCGCCGTGCAGATCGGCCCCCACAAGGCCTGGGCGAACCCCGAGCGCATCGTCTCGATGGATCCGTGGGGCGCGGTGGCTCCGCAGGCCTTCCGGGCCTACCTGGATCAGGGCATGGACATCCGGCCCACCATCGCCATCACTCGCGCGCACATCAACATGCCCGAGCTGCGCGACGCCATCACCGCTGGCCGTCTCAAGCCGGACGGCAGGATTCTCTGCGCGAACGGTGATGTCAGCGTGGTGAAGGCCGCGGTGGAGCCGGTGTGGTACCTGCCGGGCATCGCCAAGCGCTTCGGCCTCAGCGAGGCGGCGCTGCGCCGCGGCCTCTTCGAGCAGACGGGCGGCATGTTCCCCGAGCTCATCACCCGCTCGGACCTGGAGGTGTTCCTGCCGCCGATCGGAGGGCTGACGCTCTACTTCTTCGGGGACATGGACACCATCTCCAACCCCGACGTGCCCCTGGCGGTGCGCGTGCACGACGAGTGCAACGGCTCGGACGTGTTCGGCAGCGACATCTGCACGTGCCGACCGTACCTCACGCACGGCATCGAGGTGTGCATCCAGACGGCGCAGGAGGGCGGAGCGGGCGTCATCGTCTACTCGCGCAAGGAGGGCCGCGCGCTGGGCGAGGTGACGAAGTTCCTCGTCTACAACGCGCGCAAGCGCCAGGAGGGCGGGGACTCGGCGGCGACGTACTTCCACCGCACCGAGTGCGTGGCCGGCGTGCAGGACATGCGCTTCCAGGAGTTGATGCCGGACGCGCTGCACTGGCTGGGCATCACCCGCATCCACCGCTTCGTGTCCATGAGCGACATGAAGCACGACGCCATCGTCCGGTCGGGAATCGAGATTCTCGAGCGCGTGCCGATTCCGGAGGAGCTGGTTCCCGCCGACGCCAAGGTGGAGATGGAGGCGAAGAAGGCCGCCGGCTACTTCACCACGGGCAAGGTGGCCTCGAAGGAGGAGCTCGTGGAGGTGAAGGGCAGGGCGCTCGATGCCTGA
- the mmsA gene encoding CoA-acylating methylmalonate-semialdehyde dehydrogenase yields the protein MSFVQLPESVTTCRNLVGGEWLVPRDASLLDVRSPYTGGVIGRVPLTPADGVAQAVDAARSAAPGWRATPLRERTTLMGRFRTLLESNLERLAHLAASEAGKTVAEARAGILKGLEVCDFALSLQNLDTGGALEVSRGVTCEFRREPLGVVAGITPFNFPAMVPLWMFPIAVTVGNAFILKPSEKVPLTACALGELMVEAGIPRGVFSVVHGGRETVEALVAHPDVRALAFVGSSPVARRVYAEGSAQGKRVLALGGAKNHLIVVPDADEALTAQSVLDSFTGCAGQRCMAASVLLAVGDVDRIIGQVVERASRLEVGGGMGAIIDRASLSRLEAAIATAERAGARVLLDGRGKKPAGEPWSGGHWLGPTILDGVRPDMEAAQRELFGPVLSIIRVPTLSAALEVENASPYGNAASIFTTNGAVAQAVVEGARVGMVGVNVGVPVPREPFSFGGTGESKFGHGDITGTSSLGFWTDLKKVTRKWTSRTDGSWMS from the coding sequence GTGTCCTTCGTCCAGTTGCCCGAGAGCGTTACCACCTGCCGCAACCTCGTGGGAGGAGAGTGGCTCGTCCCGCGAGATGCCTCGCTGCTCGACGTGCGCAGCCCGTACACGGGAGGCGTCATCGGCCGGGTGCCGCTGACGCCCGCTGATGGCGTGGCGCAGGCGGTGGATGCCGCGCGGTCCGCGGCTCCCGGCTGGCGCGCCACGCCCCTGCGCGAGCGCACCACGCTCATGGGCCGCTTCCGCACGCTGCTCGAGAGCAACCTGGAGCGCCTGGCGCACCTCGCCGCCAGCGAGGCCGGCAAGACGGTGGCCGAGGCCCGTGCCGGAATCCTCAAGGGCCTGGAGGTGTGTGACTTCGCGCTGTCTCTGCAGAACCTCGACACCGGCGGCGCGCTGGAGGTGAGCCGCGGCGTCACGTGCGAGTTCCGGCGCGAGCCGCTCGGCGTGGTGGCGGGAATCACTCCCTTCAACTTCCCGGCGATGGTGCCGCTGTGGATGTTCCCCATCGCGGTGACGGTGGGCAACGCGTTCATCCTCAAGCCCTCGGAGAAGGTGCCGCTGACGGCGTGCGCGCTGGGCGAGCTCATGGTGGAGGCGGGCATTCCCCGCGGTGTCTTCTCCGTGGTGCACGGCGGGCGCGAGACGGTGGAGGCGCTGGTGGCGCACCCGGACGTGCGCGCCCTGGCCTTCGTGGGCTCCTCGCCCGTGGCGCGGCGCGTGTACGCGGAGGGCAGTGCGCAGGGCAAGCGCGTGCTGGCGCTCGGCGGGGCGAAGAACCACCTCATCGTCGTGCCCGACGCGGACGAGGCCCTCACCGCGCAGTCCGTGCTGGACTCCTTCACCGGGTGCGCCGGCCAGCGCTGCATGGCGGCCAGCGTGCTGCTCGCGGTGGGAGACGTGGATCGCATCATCGGGCAGGTGGTGGAGCGCGCCTCCCGGCTGGAGGTGGGTGGCGGCATGGGCGCCATCATCGACCGGGCCAGCCTGTCGCGTCTGGAGGCGGCCATCGCCACGGCGGAGCGTGCGGGAGCGCGCGTGCTGCTGGACGGGCGCGGGAAGAAGCCCGCGGGCGAGCCGTGGTCGGGTGGCCACTGGCTGGGGCCGACGATTCTCGATGGCGTGCGCCCGGACATGGAAGCGGCGCAGCGGGAGCTGTTCGGCCCGGTGCTGTCCATCATCCGCGTGCCCACGCTGTCGGCGGCGCTGGAGGTGGAGAACGCCTCGCCGTACGGCAACGCGGCGTCCATCTTCACCACCAATGGCGCGGTGGCGCAGGCCGTGGTGGAGGGGGCGCGCGTGGGCATGGTGGGCGTCAACGTGGGCGTGCCCGTGCCTCGCGAGCCCTTCTCCTTTGGTGGCACCGGCGAGTCGAAGTTCGGCCACGGTGACATCACCGGCACGTCCAGCCTGGGTTTCTGGACGGACCTGAAGAAGGTCACCCGCAAGTGGACCTCTCGTACCGACGGCAGCTGGATGAGCTGA
- a CDS encoding endonuclease/exonuclease/phosphatase family protein: MTYNVLYDAPAEDIEKSLDVIEREKPDILCLRELTPAFATAFRKRLGKELPHTVLMPRKGTWGVGIASRHPLSRAERFPEKPHRLPGLEADVRLGGRELGVVCVHLMAAGAKHKKSDGLLESMEKNAELREKQGKALMERYADEKKPLLLLGDMNEGRQAAAMKAFAAAGFIHSCDGPDSSCGPTWPGANTALPSVVEIDHILGRGLTFSEARVLRSGGSDHYPVRTFFHFEK, encoded by the coding sequence ATGACCTACAACGTCCTCTATGACGCACCGGCGGAGGACATCGAGAAGTCGCTCGACGTCATCGAGCGGGAAAAGCCAGACATCCTCTGCCTGCGCGAGCTGACGCCAGCCTTCGCCACCGCCTTCCGCAAGCGGCTCGGCAAGGAGCTCCCGCACACCGTCCTCATGCCGAGAAAGGGCACGTGGGGCGTGGGCATCGCGAGCCGGCATCCCCTGTCACGCGCCGAGCGCTTCCCCGAGAAGCCCCACCGGCTGCCCGGCCTGGAGGCGGACGTGAGACTCGGCGGGCGCGAGCTCGGGGTGGTGTGCGTGCACCTCATGGCCGCCGGGGCGAAGCACAAGAAGTCCGATGGTCTCCTGGAGTCCATGGAGAAGAACGCGGAGCTGCGCGAGAAACAGGGCAAGGCGCTGATGGAACGCTACGCGGACGAGAAGAAACCCCTGCTGCTGCTCGGGGACATGAACGAGGGCCGTCAGGCCGCCGCGATGAAGGCCTTCGCCGCCGCGGGCTTCATCCACTCCTGCGACGGGCCGGACTCCTCCTGTGGCCCCACGTGGCCCGGGGCGAACACCGCCCTGCCCTCGGTGGTGGAGATCGACCACATCCTCGGGCGCGGCCTCACCTTCTCCGAGGCCCGGGTGCTGCGCTCGGGTGGCTCGGACCACTACCCCGTCCGCACGTTCTTCCACTTCGAGAAGTGA